One part of the Microlunatus elymi genome encodes these proteins:
- the galK gene encoding galactokinase, which translates to MDQIQQLLRVSKRQYGHPPSGVWAAPGRVNLIGEHTDYNDGFVMPFALAERTLVAATPRPEETWTVYSTNVDEQVGFGAEELVPGMQGWQAYVAGVVWALREAGHPVAGAELTISSTVPVGAGLSSSAALECAVLTALVDLYRLEVPLLERAVLARRCENEFVGAPTGLMDQAASTLCTENNALFLDCRTHAYQQVPLDLDAAGLELLVIDTRTPHTHVDGEYAERRGTCERAAAVLDVPALRDVEDLGEALKQLPDELMRKRVRHVVTENERVLQAKAILADDTLPVTERFARLGPLLDASHTSMRDDFEITVPTVDLAVETARSAGAIGARMTGGGFGGCIIALVPRETAGKVAAEVADAFDRAGFRAPTHFVARPSAGAGAVALN; encoded by the coding sequence GTGGACCAAATCCAGCAACTGCTTCGAGTCAGCAAGCGGCAATACGGGCATCCGCCGTCCGGCGTCTGGGCGGCACCGGGCCGAGTCAACCTGATCGGCGAGCACACCGACTACAACGACGGCTTCGTGATGCCGTTCGCGCTCGCCGAACGGACCCTGGTCGCCGCGACACCGCGCCCGGAGGAGACCTGGACCGTCTACTCCACCAACGTCGACGAACAGGTGGGCTTCGGCGCGGAGGAGCTGGTTCCCGGCATGCAGGGCTGGCAGGCGTACGTGGCCGGGGTGGTCTGGGCGTTGCGCGAGGCCGGGCATCCGGTCGCCGGGGCGGAGTTGACGATCAGCTCGACCGTGCCGGTCGGCGCCGGCCTGTCCTCCTCGGCCGCGTTGGAGTGCGCGGTGCTGACCGCGCTGGTGGATCTCTACCGGCTCGAGGTGCCGCTGCTGGAGCGCGCGGTGCTCGCCCGTCGCTGCGAGAACGAGTTCGTCGGCGCACCCACCGGTTTGATGGATCAGGCCGCCTCCACCCTGTGCACCGAGAACAATGCGCTCTTCCTGGACTGTCGCACGCACGCCTACCAGCAGGTGCCGCTGGATCTCGACGCCGCCGGGCTGGAGTTGCTGGTGATCGACACCCGCACCCCGCACACCCACGTCGACGGCGAGTACGCCGAGCGCCGGGGAACCTGCGAACGAGCGGCCGCCGTCCTCGACGTGCCGGCCCTGCGCGACGTGGAGGATCTGGGCGAGGCACTGAAGCAGCTGCCCGACGAGTTGATGCGCAAGCGCGTCCGGCACGTGGTGACGGAGAACGAGCGAGTGCTGCAGGCCAAGGCGATCCTGGCCGACGACACCCTGCCGGTGACCGAACGCTTCGCCCGGCTCGGGCCGCTGCTGGACGCCTCTCACACCTCGATGCGTGACGACTTCGAGATCACCGTGCCGACGGTCGATCTGGCCGTCGAGACCGCCCGGTCGGCGGGGGCGATCGGCGCCCGGATGACCGGCGGCGGATTCGGCGGCTGCATCATCGCGCTGGTGCCGCGGGAGACGGCGGGCAAGGTGGCGGCCGAGGTGGCCGATGCGTTCGACCGGGCCGGGTTCCGGGCGCCCACCCATTTCGTGGCGCGCCCGTCGGCCGGCGCGGGCGCGGTTGCGCTGAACTAG
- a CDS encoding ABC transporter substrate-binding protein, translated as MKLKYKMGAVALAAATTLAVAACGSNSLSGEPAGKTSSQPSQKADQALFDKLPDKIKQSKKIVIGSDASYAPNEFFAGDGKTIQGADVDLFNAVAAKLGVKTEWQNANFDSIIIGVNGGKYDVGVSSFTINADRMKQVNMISYYNAGTQWATAKGNPKKVEPDNACGKTIAVQRATVQDTDDLPARQKKCGANKIKILRFTGQNEATAAVVSGRADAMLADSPVTQYAVKQSGGKLETLGDVYDSAPYGYVVPKDETQFADALAAALKEVKQDGGYDAALKKWGIESGGISDFQVNPTS; from the coding sequence GTGAAACTCAAGTACAAGATGGGGGCGGTCGCACTCGCGGCGGCCACCACGCTGGCCGTGGCCGCCTGCGGTTCCAACTCGTTGAGCGGCGAGCCGGCCGGCAAGACCTCTTCGCAGCCGAGTCAGAAGGCCGATCAGGCACTCTTCGACAAGCTGCCGGACAAGATCAAACAGAGCAAGAAGATCGTCATCGGCAGCGACGCCAGTTACGCACCGAACGAGTTCTTCGCCGGCGACGGGAAGACCATCCAGGGCGCCGACGTGGACCTGTTCAACGCGGTCGCGGCCAAGCTCGGCGTGAAGACCGAGTGGCAGAACGCCAACTTCGATTCGATCATCATCGGCGTCAACGGCGGCAAGTACGACGTGGGCGTCTCGTCCTTCACCATCAACGCCGACCGGATGAAGCAGGTCAACATGATCAGCTACTACAACGCCGGCACCCAATGGGCCACCGCCAAGGGCAACCCGAAGAAGGTCGAGCCGGACAACGCCTGTGGCAAGACCATTGCGGTCCAGCGGGCCACCGTACAGGACACCGATGATCTTCCTGCCCGGCAGAAGAAGTGCGGTGCGAACAAGATCAAGATCCTCCGGTTCACCGGCCAGAACGAAGCCACCGCCGCGGTGGTCAGCGGCCGCGCGGACGCGATGCTGGCAGACTCCCCCGTCACCCAGTACGCGGTGAAGCAGTCGGGTGGCAAGTTGGAGACCCTCGGTGACGTCTACGACTCCGCCCCCTACGGTTACGTCGTGCCCAAGGACGAGACCCAGTTCGCCGACGCGCTGGCCGCAGCACTCAAGGAAGTCAAGCAGGACGGCGGCTACGACGCCGCGCTGAAGAAATGGGGCATCGAGTCCGGCGGCATCTCCGACTTCCAGGTGAACCCGACCAGCTGA
- a CDS encoding amino acid ABC transporter permease: protein MSSSEQQPTASRPGIIEAVPVRHYGRWVLAAVVIVLAAMFLNLMIFNPAFNWRLVLEVMNQTPVIQGLLVGTLLVTLLTMIIGIVGGVILAVMRLSDNPILKGVAWFYAWVFRSIPRYVLLVFMGAAMGLIFPDGISLGVPFDWVIMNFLGLHGDLRFAHFNANVIFGGLVGAVIGLGASEAAYMSEIARAGILSVDRGQYEAAEALGLSRTRTMRRIVLPQAMRVIVPPTGNETIAMMKDTSLLGGMGSVTMELFVQVQAIGNRTYEFVPAYMAAIVYYLIITSILMIGQSYLERRFGRGFGGSAAPKATAALRAGSAH, encoded by the coding sequence ATGAGTTCCTCCGAACAACAGCCCACGGCCTCACGTCCCGGGATCATCGAGGCGGTCCCGGTCCGGCACTACGGCCGTTGGGTGCTGGCCGCCGTCGTGATCGTGCTGGCCGCGATGTTCCTGAACCTGATGATCTTCAACCCGGCCTTCAACTGGCGGCTGGTGCTGGAGGTGATGAACCAGACCCCGGTGATCCAGGGCCTGTTGGTCGGGACCTTGCTGGTCACCCTGCTGACCATGATCATCGGCATCGTCGGCGGCGTCATCCTGGCGGTGATGCGGCTGTCGGACAACCCGATCCTCAAGGGCGTGGCCTGGTTCTACGCCTGGGTGTTCCGTTCCATCCCGCGCTACGTGCTGCTGGTGTTCATGGGTGCGGCGATGGGATTGATCTTCCCCGACGGCATCTCCCTGGGGGTTCCGTTCGACTGGGTGATCATGAACTTCCTCGGCCTGCATGGTGATCTTCGGTTCGCTCACTTCAACGCCAACGTGATCTTCGGCGGTCTGGTCGGCGCGGTGATCGGCCTCGGTGCCTCCGAGGCGGCGTACATGTCGGAGATCGCCCGGGCCGGCATCCTCAGCGTCGACCGAGGTCAGTACGAGGCCGCCGAGGCGCTCGGGTTGAGCCGGACCAGAACCATGCGGCGGATCGTGCTGCCGCAGGCGATGCGGGTGATCGTGCCGCCGACCGGCAACGAGACCATCGCGATGATGAAGGACACCTCGCTGCTCGGCGGCATGGGCTCGGTCACCATGGAGCTTTTCGTTCAGGTACAGGCGATCGGCAACCGCACGTACGAGTTCGTACCGGCCTACATGGCCGCGATCGTCTACTACTTGATCATCACCAGCATCCTGATGATCGGCCAGTCCTATCTGGAACGCCGGTTCGGCCGTGGCTTCGGCGGCTCCGCCGCCCCCAAGGCCACCGCGGCGCTGCGAGCAGGGAGTGCACATTGA
- a CDS encoding amino acid ABC transporter ATP-binding protein, protein MSTSTSSAPLVHAVNVIKHFGSHQVLQGIDFDVSRGEVICLLGPSGSGKTTLLRLVNQLEKLTGGRIWFDGELLGFTERDGKLYTRNDRDIARQRAKIGMVFQRFNLFPHKTALENVIEAPRQVKGLSKKTAITEAMALLDRVGLADRANYYPSQLSGGQQQRVAIARALAMRPELMLFDEPTSALDPELVGEVLAVMRDLASAGMTMIVVTHEMAFANEVADRVVFMDAGVVVEQGPPAEVLLHPQHERTKSFLRRVRQEAEVESARIRLP, encoded by the coding sequence TTGAGTACGTCGACGAGCTCAGCACCCCTGGTGCACGCGGTGAACGTGATCAAGCACTTCGGCAGCCACCAGGTGCTGCAGGGCATCGACTTCGACGTGTCCCGCGGCGAGGTGATCTGTCTGCTCGGACCGAGCGGATCCGGCAAGACAACCCTGCTCCGGTTGGTGAATCAGCTGGAGAAGCTGACCGGCGGACGGATCTGGTTCGACGGCGAACTGCTCGGCTTCACCGAACGGGACGGCAAGTTGTACACCCGCAACGATCGCGACATCGCCCGGCAGCGCGCCAAGATCGGCATGGTGTTCCAGCGCTTCAACCTCTTCCCGCACAAGACGGCACTGGAGAACGTGATCGAGGCGCCGCGGCAGGTCAAGGGGCTGTCGAAGAAGACCGCGATCACCGAGGCGATGGCCCTGCTGGATCGGGTCGGGCTGGCCGATCGCGCCAACTACTACCCGTCCCAGTTGTCCGGCGGCCAGCAGCAGCGGGTGGCGATCGCCCGCGCGTTGGCGATGCGACCGGAGCTGATGTTGTTCGACGAACCGACCTCCGCGCTCGATCCCGAGCTGGTCGGCGAGGTGCTCGCGGTGATGCGCGACCTGGCCTCGGCCGGGATGACCATGATCGTCGTCACCCACGAGATGGCGTTCGCCAACGAGGTCGCCGACCGGGTGGTGTTCATGGACGCCGGTGTGGTGGTCGAGCAGGGACCGCCGGCCGAGGTGCTGCTGCATCCCCAACACGAACGGACCAAGTCCTTCCTGCGTCGGGTGCGGCAGGAGGCCGAGGTGGAGAGCGCGAGGATCCGATTGCCGTGA
- a CDS encoding GNAT family N-acetyltransferase has product MTDADQLDIKIITLRTAEQRQQAAALYRSVFGYDHPAYGVNPRLLAGLSSNGGSVIGALDNNDRLVGFTFGFLGTDQLSTYHYSQAAVVATDLQGQGLGRQLKLAQREVALRSGVTSMRWAYDPLLTRNAHFNLDVLGARGIAFYPDLYDEPGTDRVLINWDLDDLPASVRTGTAAAAVDHGEADLPTEESAVWGRPITDGDRLLLPVPARIDHLREHRPRAAADIAQAVGEFFTEAFDDGYQAVSCRAVGSTAFYVLKQFDEV; this is encoded by the coding sequence GTGACCGATGCCGACCAACTGGACATCAAGATCATCACTCTGCGGACGGCGGAGCAGCGGCAGCAGGCCGCGGCGCTGTATCGCTCGGTCTTCGGCTACGACCATCCGGCGTACGGAGTCAACCCGCGGCTGCTGGCCGGGCTGAGCAGCAACGGCGGTTCGGTGATCGGCGCTCTGGACAACAACGACCGACTGGTCGGCTTCACGTTCGGCTTCCTCGGCACCGATCAGCTCAGCACCTACCACTACTCACAAGCCGCGGTTGTCGCCACGGATCTGCAGGGTCAGGGACTCGGCCGGCAACTCAAGCTGGCCCAACGTGAGGTCGCGCTGCGTTCCGGGGTGACGTCGATGCGCTGGGCCTACGATCCGCTGCTGACTCGCAACGCACACTTCAACCTGGACGTGCTCGGCGCCCGCGGAATCGCCTTCTATCCGGACCTGTACGACGAACCGGGCACCGACCGGGTGTTGATCAACTGGGATCTCGACGATCTCCCCGCGAGCGTTCGGACCGGCACCGCGGCCGCCGCAGTCGATCATGGCGAAGCTGATCTTCCGACCGAGGAGAGCGCGGTCTGGGGCCGACCGATCACCGACGGCGACCGACTGCTGTTGCCGGTGCCGGCCAGGATCGATCATCTGCGTGAGCACCGGCCCAGGGCGGCGGCGGACATCGCCCAGGCCGTCGGCGAATTCTTCACCGAGGCGTTCGACGACGGCTACCAGGCCGTCTCCTGCCGAGCTGTCGGCAGCACCGCTTTCTATGTCCTCAAGCAGTTCGACGAGGTGTGA
- the menC gene encoding o-succinylbenzoate synthase: protein MQVVSARMHRVRQSLVHEFRTSSHQKSYLEHILIELHDRDGAIGWGEIASPSGPFYCPETTDTCWTITEKYLLPGLIGTTWQHPAEAAGTWAKVRGNPFAKAGVDMAVWALWSLVEGVGLARALGGTRDRVVAGVSLGIEPTIDDLLEQVRRHTDAGYPRVKLKIAPGWDVEPVRAVRERFGDLDLHVDANGIYTDSEDHLAALTALDDCALTMIEQPFAPRDFASHARLQAKINTPVCLDESVETVDDLRTAIALDAIGVLNIKVSRMGGLTPALAAHDVAQQHDIAVWCGGMHEFGIGRAANVAISSLPGFTLPSDVSASAKYYARDVIIPEVIADHGVVIVPTAPGLGHQIDTDFIAENTLQSATVGR, encoded by the coding sequence ATGCAGGTCGTCAGCGCTCGGATGCACCGGGTCCGGCAATCGCTGGTGCACGAATTCCGGACCAGCTCGCATCAGAAGAGCTACCTGGAACACATCCTGATCGAGCTCCATGATCGGGACGGCGCGATCGGCTGGGGGGAGATCGCCTCCCCCAGCGGACCGTTCTACTGCCCGGAGACGACCGACACCTGCTGGACGATCACCGAGAAGTATCTGCTGCCGGGGCTGATCGGGACCACATGGCAGCATCCGGCCGAGGCCGCCGGGACCTGGGCGAAAGTCCGCGGCAACCCGTTCGCCAAGGCCGGCGTGGACATGGCGGTCTGGGCGTTGTGGTCACTGGTCGAGGGCGTCGGGCTGGCCCGTGCCCTCGGCGGCACCCGGGACCGCGTGGTCGCCGGAGTCTCGCTCGGCATCGAACCGACCATCGACGATCTGCTCGAGCAGGTTCGTCGGCACACCGACGCGGGGTATCCGCGGGTGAAGTTGAAGATCGCCCCGGGCTGGGACGTCGAGCCGGTACGGGCCGTCCGGGAGCGTTTCGGTGATCTTGATCTGCATGTGGACGCGAACGGGATCTACACCGACAGCGAAGATCATCTGGCCGCGCTGACCGCCCTGGACGACTGTGCGCTGACCATGATCGAACAGCCGTTCGCGCCCCGCGATTTCGCTTCCCACGCTCGGTTGCAGGCCAAGATCAACACGCCGGTGTGCCTGGACGAGAGCGTGGAGACCGTCGACGACCTGCGGACCGCGATCGCGCTCGACGCGATCGGGGTGCTCAACATCAAGGTGTCCCGGATGGGCGGTCTGACACCGGCGCTGGCCGCTCATGATGTTGCCCAGCAGCACGACATCGCGGTCTGGTGCGGCGGCATGCACGAATTCGGCATCGGCCGCGCCGCCAACGTGGCGATCTCCAGCCTGCCCGGCTTCACCCTGCCGTCCGACGTGTCCGCCTCGGCCAAGTACTACGCCCGGGACGTGATCATCCCCGAGGTGATCGCCGACCACGGCGTGGTCATCGTCCCGACCGCGCCCGGCCTCGGCCACCAGATCGACACCGACTTCATCGCCGAGAACACCCTGCAGTCGGCCACCGTCGGCCGCTGA
- a CDS encoding WhiB family transcriptional regulator, producing the protein MDWRHKAACLDEDPELFFPIGNTGPALLQIEEAKQVCRRCDVREACLQWALENGQDHGVWGGMSEDERRALKRRAARSRIRTA; encoded by the coding sequence ATGGATTGGCGCCACAAGGCTGCCTGCCTGGATGAAGATCCGGAGCTGTTCTTCCCGATCGGGAACACCGGCCCGGCTCTTCTGCAGATCGAAGAGGCCAAGCAGGTTTGCCGTCGTTGCGATGTGCGCGAGGCCTGCCTGCAATGGGCATTGGAGAACGGCCAGGACCACGGCGTCTGGGGTGGCATGAGCGAGGACGAGCGGCGTGCGCTGAAGCGCCGGGCCGCACGATCTCGCATTCGTACCGCCTGA
- a CDS encoding sensor histidine kinase yields the protein MPSMSEVVAEHTALSDDDVRWLRVLLEEWQLLADLAFSDLVLWVPEPDGNVFWAAAQVRPTTGPTALVDDVVGDLIAYSPEHLVSEAFLLGTITQTSQGKLQAGIPVDVHAIPVGHDGRTIAVVEQHTNQLAIRTAGALEQTYLQSASELAQMVTAGDFPSADGGVMTGLRVGDGFIRTDADHDVVFASPNALSAYRRLGLTGDLVDQDLTELTQDLVPASDEPVHDSLSSALVGRRAREMEIEAGTAHVTMRIVPLTPGGTRTGAIVLLRDVTDLRRTERKLLSKEATIREIHHRVKNNLQTVAALLRMQARRIDAPLAKQALNEAMSRVASIAIVHETLSQAFDEMVDFDKVADLILKMVGDVAAADGAVRAYRKGSFGVVSSGVAANLSLVMTELCQNAVEHGLVGGDGVDGDDGDDGDVLTEVLNPGRSDESPRTGEVVVEPTVGDGRLRMVVIDSGPGLPDGFSITDSRRKSLGLSIVTGLVGELGGTFELSNRTDASGTRAVVDLPCPWKER from the coding sequence ATGCCGTCCATGTCGGAGGTCGTCGCCGAACACACCGCACTCTCCGACGATGACGTGCGCTGGCTGCGGGTGCTGCTGGAGGAGTGGCAGCTGCTGGCCGACCTGGCCTTCTCCGATCTGGTGCTGTGGGTGCCGGAGCCGGACGGCAACGTGTTCTGGGCGGCAGCGCAGGTGCGGCCGACGACCGGTCCGACCGCGTTGGTCGACGACGTGGTCGGCGACCTGATCGCGTACTCGCCGGAGCATCTGGTCTCCGAGGCGTTCCTGCTGGGCACCATCACCCAGACCAGCCAGGGCAAGCTGCAGGCCGGCATCCCGGTCGACGTGCACGCCATCCCGGTCGGCCATGACGGCCGGACCATCGCGGTGGTCGAGCAGCACACCAACCAGCTGGCCATCCGGACCGCCGGTGCGTTGGAGCAGACCTACCTGCAGTCGGCCTCCGAGCTGGCCCAGATGGTCACCGCCGGTGACTTCCCGTCCGCCGACGGAGGAGTGATGACCGGGCTCCGGGTAGGCGACGGGTTCATCCGTACCGACGCCGACCATGACGTGGTCTTCGCCAGCCCGAACGCGCTCAGCGCCTACCGCCGGCTCGGGCTGACCGGCGACCTGGTGGATCAGGACCTGACCGAGCTGACCCAGGATCTGGTCCCGGCCTCGGACGAACCGGTGCACGACTCGCTCAGCTCGGCGCTGGTCGGCCGACGGGCCCGGGAGATGGAGATCGAAGCGGGTACGGCGCACGTCACCATGCGGATCGTGCCGCTGACTCCGGGCGGCACTCGGACCGGCGCGATCGTGCTGTTGCGTGACGTCACCGACCTGCGGCGGACCGAACGGAAGTTGCTGAGCAAGGAAGCGACCATCCGGGAGATTCATCACCGGGTGAAGAACAATCTGCAGACGGTCGCCGCGCTGTTGCGGATGCAGGCCCGGCGGATCGACGCACCGCTGGCCAAGCAGGCGCTGAACGAGGCGATGTCGCGGGTGGCCTCGATCGCGATCGTGCACGAGACGTTGTCGCAGGCCTTCGACGAGATGGTCGACTTCGACAAGGTGGCCGATCTGATCTTGAAAATGGTCGGTGACGTGGCTGCCGCCGACGGCGCGGTCCGGGCCTACCGGAAGGGCAGCTTCGGGGTCGTCTCGTCCGGAGTCGCGGCCAACCTGTCGTTGGTGATGACCGAGCTCTGCCAGAACGCGGTCGAGCACGGGCTGGTCGGCGGCGACGGCGTCGACGGTGACGACGGCGACGACGGCGACGTGCTGACCGAGGTGCTCAACCCGGGGCGGAGCGACGAGTCGCCGCGGACCGGGGAGGTGGTGGTCGAGCCGACGGTCGGAGACGGTCGGCTGCGGATGGTGGTGATCGACAGCGGCCCCGGGCTGCCGGACGGGTTCTCGATCACCGACAGCCGCCGGAAGAGCCTCGGCTTGTCGATCGTCACCGGACTGGTCGGCGAACTCGGCGGCACCTTCGAGTTGAGCAACCGCACCGACGCCTCCGGCACCCGCGCGGTGGTCGATCTGCCCTGTCCGTGGAAGGAACGCTGA
- a CDS encoding DUF3311 domain-containing protein: MIVLIPMGIDDEPADDRDDDPRWRITPTKIVVAAILTAAIVIPLLTWTYARDAPRLFGFPFFYWYQLLWVFLAAGLCWLAYVLLRRESRQYEARTGMVPPTGPPPGNPAPDEVANSEGEE, from the coding sequence ATGATAGTTCTGATCCCCATGGGTATCGACGACGAACCCGCGGACGATCGTGACGACGATCCGCGCTGGCGCATCACCCCGACCAAGATCGTGGTTGCCGCCATCCTGACGGCGGCGATCGTGATCCCGCTGCTGACCTGGACCTACGCGCGGGACGCGCCGCGGCTCTTCGGCTTCCCGTTCTTCTACTGGTACCAGCTGCTCTGGGTGTTCCTGGCCGCCGGACTCTGCTGGCTGGCCTACGTCCTGCTGCGCCGCGAATCCCGGCAGTACGAGGCCCGGACCGGCATGGTGCCGCCGACCGGACCGCCGCCCGGCAACCCCGCACCGGATGAAGTGGCCAACTCCGAGGGCGAGGAGTAA
- the mctP gene encoding monocarboxylate uptake permease MctP codes for MHNVNWTELIILTALFVIVAVMGFRAARWRRGEGNLDSLHEWGLGGKSFGTWVTWFLLGGDLYTAYTFIAVPAAMWATGAVSGFFAVPYTIVLYPIIFFFLGRMWSVAHRHGYVTTADIVQGRYQTKALSLAIAVTGILATMPYIALQLVGIQAVLEVAGVGGSSALARDLPLLIAFAVLAAYTYSSGLRAPALIAVVKDGLIYLVIIVAVIYLPAKLGGWTGIFDAAQHKMASPSATNPAKPTGVFIPNANQAWAYLTLALGSALALFMYPHSVTATLSSKTRWTGRRNAAILPAYSLLLGLLALLGYVAIKAGTKPIGLDGKVNPQLVIPQLFNDHFPSWFAGIAFGAIAIGALVPAAIMSIAAANLFTRNIYREFFKPDASPKQEAKVSKLVSLFVKVGALLFVLLLDKQNAINFQLLGGVWILQTLPSIVFGMFTRWFHRWALLAGWAVGMVYGTVVAYGYCSACTVKHFGSSLATMPLLGQAAYIGFTAFLLNVIVTVVVTIILRALKVPNGRDITRRSDYFVDADAPGVVQPDITQPIK; via the coding sequence ATGCACAACGTCAACTGGACCGAGTTGATCATCCTCACCGCACTGTTCGTGATCGTCGCGGTGATGGGATTCCGGGCCGCGCGCTGGCGCCGCGGCGAGGGAAATCTGGACTCGCTGCACGAGTGGGGTCTGGGTGGCAAGTCCTTCGGCACCTGGGTGACCTGGTTCCTGCTCGGCGGTGATCTCTATACCGCCTACACCTTCATCGCGGTGCCGGCCGCGATGTGGGCCACCGGTGCGGTCTCCGGCTTCTTTGCGGTGCCCTACACGATCGTCTTGTACCCGATCATCTTCTTCTTCCTCGGCCGGATGTGGTCGGTCGCCCACCGGCACGGGTACGTGACCACGGCCGACATCGTCCAGGGTCGCTATCAGACCAAGGCGCTGAGTCTGGCGATCGCGGTCACCGGGATCCTGGCCACCATGCCGTACATCGCTCTGCAACTGGTCGGCATCCAGGCCGTCCTCGAGGTCGCCGGTGTCGGCGGCAGCAGTGCGCTGGCCCGGGACCTGCCGCTGCTGATCGCCTTTGCCGTACTGGCCGCGTACACCTACTCGTCCGGGCTGCGGGCACCGGCGCTGATCGCGGTGGTCAAGGACGGTCTGATCTATCTGGTGATCATCGTCGCGGTGATCTACCTGCCGGCCAAGCTGGGCGGCTGGACCGGGATCTTCGACGCGGCACAGCACAAGATGGCCTCACCGAGCGCGACGAATCCGGCCAAGCCGACCGGGGTCTTCATCCCGAACGCCAACCAGGCTTGGGCTTACCTGACCCTGGCGCTGGGCTCGGCGCTGGCGCTGTTCATGTATCCGCACAGTGTGACCGCGACCCTCAGCTCGAAGACGCGGTGGACCGGACGGCGTAACGCAGCCATCCTGCCGGCCTACTCGTTGCTGCTGGGATTGCTTGCCCTGTTGGGATATGTCGCGATCAAGGCCGGTACGAAGCCGATCGGCCTGGACGGCAAGGTCAACCCGCAGCTGGTGATCCCTCAGCTGTTCAATGATCATTTCCCGAGTTGGTTCGCCGGCATCGCCTTCGGCGCGATCGCGATCGGGGCCCTGGTGCCGGCGGCGATCATGTCGATCGCCGCAGCGAATCTGTTCACGCGCAACATCTATCGCGAGTTCTTCAAGCCGGATGCGAGCCCGAAGCAGGAGGCCAAGGTCTCCAAGCTGGTCTCGTTGTTCGTCAAGGTCGGCGCGCTGTTGTTCGTGCTGCTGCTGGACAAGCAGAACGCGATCAACTTCCAGCTGCTCGGCGGAGTATGGATCCTGCAGACGCTGCCGTCGATCGTCTTCGGCATGTTCACCCGGTGGTTCCATCGCTGGGCACTGCTGGCGGGTTGGGCGGTCGGCATGGTGTACGGGACGGTGGTCGCCTACGGCTACTGCTCGGCCTGTACGGTCAAGCACTTCGGCAGTTCACTGGCGACCATGCCGCTGCTGGGCCAAGCCGCCTACATCGGCTTCACCGCGTTCCTGCTGAACGTGATCGTCACCGTCGTGGTGACGATCATCCTGCGGGCACTCAAGGTGCCCAACGGCCGCGACATCACCCGGCGCTCGGACTACTTCGTCGACGCCGACGCCCCCGGTGTGGTGCAGCCCGACATCACCCAGCCGATCAAGTGA
- a CDS encoding potassium channel beta subunit family protein, with the protein MTESAARTMPYRRLGNSGLKVSALSFGSWVTFGDQIDTALAKDCLTAAAEAGVNFFDNAEAYAGGKSEQIMGQAIAELGWKRHSYVISTKLFWGINGDMINMRNTLNRKYLMQAIDGSLERLGLDFVDLVFCHRPDPDTPIEETVWAMSDMISAGKALYWGTSEWSADEIRAAWLIADKRNLHKPVMDQPQYNLLHRDRVEEEYARLYDDIGLGLTTWSPLASGVLSGKYVHGVPEGSRAALPGYEWLRDQVTDPEVNAKVSKLAAIAERLGVTTAQLAIAWCAANPRVSTVITGASSVQQVEENMGALDALAQLDDGLRAEIDEIFAS; encoded by the coding sequence ATGACTGAATCTGCTGCACGCACCATGCCGTACCGGCGACTCGGGAACTCGGGGCTCAAGGTGAGCGCCCTCTCGTTCGGATCCTGGGTCACCTTCGGCGACCAGATCGACACCGCGCTGGCCAAGGACTGCCTGACGGCTGCGGCCGAGGCCGGGGTGAACTTCTTCGACAACGCCGAGGCGTACGCCGGCGGGAAGTCGGAACAGATCATGGGCCAGGCGATCGCCGAGCTCGGCTGGAAGCGCCACTCGTACGTGATCTCCACCAAGCTGTTCTGGGGCATCAACGGCGACATGATCAACATGCGCAACACCCTGAACCGCAAGTACCTGATGCAGGCCATCGACGGGTCCTTGGAGCGGCTCGGCCTGGACTTCGTCGACCTCGTCTTCTGCCATCGGCCGGATCCGGACACGCCGATCGAGGAGACCGTGTGGGCGATGAGCGACATGATCTCCGCCGGCAAGGCGCTCTACTGGGGCACCTCGGAGTGGTCGGCCGACGAGATCCGCGCCGCCTGGCTGATCGCCGACAAGCGCAACCTGCACAAGCCGGTGATGGATCAGCCGCAGTACAACCTCCTCCACCGGGACCGGGTCGAGGAGGAGTACGCACGGCTCTACGACGACATCGGTCTGGGTCTGACCACCTGGAGCCCGCTGGCCAGCGGAGTGCTGTCCGGCAAGTACGTGCACGGGGTGCCGGAGGGTAGCCGGGCCGCCCTGCCCGGCTACGAGTGGCTACGCGATCAGGTGACCGATCCGGAGGTCAACGCCAAGGTGAGCAAGCTGGCCGCGATCGCCGAACGCCTCGGCGTGACCACCGCCCAGCTGGCGATCGCCTGGTGCGCCGCCAATCCGCGGGTGTCGACCGTGATCACCGGCGCATCGTCGGTCCAGCAGGTCGAGGAGAACATGGGCGCCCTGGACGCGCTGGCCCAGCTCGACGACGGCCTGCGGGCGGAGATCGACGAGATCTTCGCGAGTTAG